Within the Chrysemys picta bellii isolate R12L10 chromosome 17, ASM1138683v2, whole genome shotgun sequence genome, the region cctggccagcctgttTGGGTGTCTCGGCTGCTCCCCAAATCACCCCACTGCTCACTAGTGATTCTAGGGAACAAGCAGGTGAAACAGTAAAACAGCAGGATCTGTCCCTCCTCCCGCACACTTCATAGAGTCAGAGATGTTTAGGTCTGACGTGGCCACCATTTGATCTCCTAATCTGATCTGGATTTCACAGGCCAGGAGGTTTCACACACTTACCCCCATATCAAGCCCAATAGCTTGTGTTTCACTAAAACACGCCTTCCAGACAGACACCCAGTTGTGACGTGAGGACATCAggatacagagaatccaccacttcatcctcactgtcaaaaattggTGCCTGGCTTCTAATCTGAATGTCTCTGGCTTCAGCTGGCAGCcgctggttcttgttctgccttttgcGGCTAGATTGAAGAGCACTTTGGGACTCGGTATTTTCTCTCCAGGGAGGTGTTTCTCCACCataatcaaatcacctctcaatcttcatCCACAGCAAAATGAGATTGAGCCCCTGAAATATCTCACTTTAAGCCACATTCTTGAAGTCTCAGATGATTTTTATGCCCCCCTCCAATTTTTCACCGTCCTTTTTAAAACACGGACACCAGAACCGTACAGAGTATTCCAGTCGCATCTCACCAGTGCTATGGGGACCCAGAGATGCAGCACCTACTGGTGGTTGCTGTGTACTCATCCGGGGGGAGATACTGGCTAGATGAGCCCATGGAGGGTCGGGGATGGGGAcactgggctggagggggggcatTCAGTAGATTGACGGGTGTAGAAGGATGCTCTGGATTTAGGTCCTCGGGCAGCTTCGGTCGTAGCTCCCAGGAATCTCTGGGATTTCGGAGCGGTTTATCTGGCTGGGTTTTCTCCCAGGGGCCCCATCTCTGTAGGGTGAGGACGGGGTGCAGTGACTGTGCCAGGGTCTGTCTCATGGCCTGCCTCCTTCTCACTGCAGAGACCCACTACCCCAAACCCTCCAGCTCCCTGAGCTccagtggggggcggggtggcCCTGGAGGGAGCTGTGACCATCTGGTGTCGGGGTCGGCACCAGAACATGAGGTTCCTTTTGTACAAAGTTGGAAACCTGAATATGCTGCAGGACTTAGAGGACGTGGGGGACGTGGCTGAGTTTCCCATCTGCAACGTGAGCTGGAGAGACGCAGGAAGTTACCGCTGCCGATATAGCACCAAATCAGACCCACCTATGTGGTCAGAGCCCAGCGATCCCGTGGAAccggtggtagcaggtgagggtCCAGCTCGGCGTCCctgatcccagccccacacccagccggaCCCTCAGGAGATCTCAGCTCGGCGTCCCcgatcccagccccacacccagccggaCCCTCAGGAGATCTCGGCACTCAGAGCCacactctgccctgagccctaggCCAAGCAGAGGGGACTTCTGGCTGGGGAGCGGGGACGGAGACACTGGGGGGTTCCCAGCTGGGATAAGGAGCTGCTGTTGGAGAtttggggctgagggaggggggatacCTCAAAAACAACCATGAAACAGCTGTGGTGGGGAGGACCCCAAGGCAGCTGAAGTAGAGTGAGAAAGAAAACAGACGGGACAGCAGGAAGCATCTCCCCGCATCCCAGAGCGCTCCCTTCGGAAATGGCTGGTAGAGTTTGGAGGGAGGCTGCCTAGCCCCTGGAGAGAGAGACACCAGCCACCAGCGAGGTAGCAACCGGCACCAGAAATGAagtgccccagtgagcggggagCCAGTGGATAGGGTGACCCTGCCCAGTGGCCGAGCTGTGTCTTCAAAGGGTGCCAGGCAcagagctggcagggagaaagtCCCGTTGAGAAGGGACAGAGACGGTATGGAGGACAAACTGTCTTGATTTGAGCTGGAActcaggagtagggtgaccagatagcaagggtgaaaagtcgggacagggagtggagggTTTTAGGTGTGTATATAAGACAAACCCTGAATATCGGCTTAAGCAGCAACGAACCGTCCTAAGAAATTTCCCTGCAAACTTGGGATGTACAGAGGCTGCAATCAGAGAAGCCGCGAAGGGACCGTAGAGCGGTGGGTTCTGGCCTAGTGCCTTGGACGTTCTAACGCCAGATCCTGGTGCTCCAGGAATGTAAATTGTTGCCCAGGAAGTGGGTTGAATTCAGCCAATGGCAGTTACTGTCGAGGCGAGCTCAGCAATAGTTCTCAGTGTGACCCTACCCAGCAGTTCCTGCTACACCAGCGAACTCTGATTCACTTGTGATCATTCCCCACTGaactgatttctccttccccagctgatggagATAAAACGCAATTGGCCTCTAGGTCCCCTCGGCCGCTCCTTGCCTTGCTCCAGCCACCCCTCCATGGGCCCCTTGCAGATGGATCCGCACCGTTGCCCTGCTGAGAGGTGTGAGGGGGCCGTGTCTCTTGTGTCACTAGCCCAGCTCTCTCGGTCTTGGGGTCGGGAGAAAGCATTCAGGAGGCTCTCCCTGCAGGCCCCTGTATTGGCCTCATcactggggccgggctggggggacGAGGCGCAGTGACCATGCTGGGGTCTGTGTCTCATGGCCTGTCTCCTCCTgtctgcagagcccagctaccccaaacccaacatctccctgcaccccagcGGGCGGGTGAGTGTCAGTGTGGGGGAGTGAGGTTCCTTCTGAGTAAAGCAGTATACCTGGACACATGGCGTGTGATGGATCCCGCGGGGGACGTGGCTGAGTTTCCCATTCGCAGTGTGAGCCAGAGAGATGCAGGGAGCTACAGcattccctctcccagccccacacccagctggacCTTCAGAGGGTCTCACCCAGGTGGGATGCTCAGAGCCAagctctgccctgggcccagcagaggggatgcCTGGTTGGGTAGTGGGGACAGAGTCATTGgaggttccccagccaggggagaGTGTTGGGTGTGTTTTGTTATAGTGTTATAATctgttaaaatatgtatatattaaatCCAATAAATAGTTTGTAAAGATATAGCATCAATCCAAGATGGAGTCTGAACTGCCATCTTGTGACCGCCATCTTGTTGTTTACTGTTATCATGGCCCAGTCATAACTGGATCCAACTGGTTTTTCCCACCACTGGCAACTCCAAGGACAATTTTACCTCAGACTGTTTCCCGACGTGCTGACCACACAGGGAGAGaaatagggggttgggggtttaTATGTGTTGTTGCCGGGGCGATTTGTATTTTGGGCCTGAGCTTCATGCTCCTGTTTTAAAGCGGCTGTTTCACTGTTTTGTATTGTTTATCTAGTTGCTGTTTATTCACAGTTACCCCTTCCCTGATTTGTAAATGTATCCCCCCAAAACACTTACCTGTTTCTACCTTCACCTATTGCcagtttttattatttgcactgcacatagggaagagagagggagaccTGCAGACCAGTCCACCGGTGACAGACACGGCAGAGGACGGGTCTACTCTTTTGAGTAAAAGGGGCTTGTTTTACATCTCGATACCTACATCCTGATCCATTTAGAGTTACCTTGGCTCCCCTTTGAGGTAACAAGAGTAGCAGCCACTGGAGATtcggggctgagggaggggggatctgGGAGAGGTTCCTCTGGCTGGGTTTTCTCCCAAGGGCCCCATCTCTGGGACTGTGCGGTGAGGACGGGGTGCATTGACTGTGCCGGGGTCTGTCTCACGGCCTGTCTCTTTCTCACTGCAGAGACCTACtaccccaaaccctccatctccctgCTCTCCAGCGGGGGGGTTAGCCCGGGGGGAGCTGTGACCGTCCAGCGTTGGGGTCGGCACCAGAACATGAGGTTCCTTCTGTACAAAGATGGAAACTGGAATGTGCTGCAGGACGTGGAACCAGATGCGGATGTTGATGAGTTTCCCATCCGCAACGTGAGCTGGAGAGAtgcagggagctacagctgccaATATAGCACCAAATCGGACCCACCCGTCTGGTTGGAGCCCAGAGATATCGAGGAGCTGTTGGTAGCAAGTGAGGACCCCGGCTCAgcgtccccgttcccagccccacacccagccattCTCTATGGGGGTCTCTGTGCTGGTGGGATGCTcaaagccaggctctgccctgagccctgggcccagcaaaGGGGCCGAccggctggggagctgggacgGAGTCACTAGGGGGTCTCCAGccagggaggagcagcagctgctagaGGTTTGGGGCTGAGGGAAGGGAGACCCCGGCCCTAGGCAGAGCAGGGGCCTTTCCCAGGGGGATGCTCCCTCAGGTGGCCCCTGTTCAGGGGACGCACAGAGGAGTTGGGGCCCAGGAGCTTCCCAGCCAGAACGGTCCCAGCCACAaaaatccccccacacacacctgggaAGGACCCTGATGATCGATGCTGAGtcacagggtgggagggaggatcATTGATGGATGCTGGTTCTATTCCCGCAGGAGGAACCGccctgacccagcctggagcGGTGCCGGCTCCCACCTGCCCGGGCAGCCCGGGGCCAGgtaccagggctgggggggagtctATTGAGTCACAGATTATGGGGCAGCTTCCCCCAGTGGTTGCCCAAGGGGAGGGACGGAGGCTGTTCTCAGGGGCAGTGATTCCCCCCCAAACTCACCGATGGATTTGAAAGGGGAGAGAAGCCTCCTGCTTCGGACACGAACCCACCTCTAATGGGGTGGCCAGAGGCTTCTCTGGGGGCATCagtggccctggggctggagctccctgTGAAGCAGCCAGGAGCAGCCAGCGTGGGAGGCGGGAtgccgggctagatgggcccattgGCCTCAGTCAGTGTGGCCAGGCCTGGCTGGTGCCATAGTACTGTGAGGGgcagcggcggcgggggggggggggaaactagaAATGATCACTcagacagcaccccctagtgccacgCTGGGGCATTAGGGACAggcctgactgccaggggagagcgccccctactgagccccctgcagcccagcgcccccagcaCCTAAATCCCCCAAATCTTGCTTGCTCTGACACCACTTGATTGTCCCCCTCCTGCCCgcccttcatcatcatcatcatctggcgtttagggcagtgacgaagctcctccactcctgtctgtttctggcaagtctttcaatggttccctaGCTgggccccaggtttttcagctcggcttccacagctcttcaccatgttgttttcgggaggcctcattttcgcttgccttcaggtgtccatctgattgctactctggtgatggaatcagtttccatccgaagcacacgaccgatccatctccaacaCCTCCTGGCAATGACCCTGCttagatcctcttggctgcacggtgtcaata harbors:
- the LOC135976213 gene encoding immunoglobulin superfamily member 1-like gives rise to the protein MRFLLYKVGNLNMLQDLEDVGDVAEFPICNVSWRDAGSYRCRYSTKSDPPMWSEPSDPVEPVVAETYYPKPSISLLSSGGVSPGGAVTVQRWGRHQNMRFLLYKDGNWNVLQDVEPDADVDEFPIRNVSWRDAGSYSCQYSTKSDPPVWLEPRDIEELLVAIDGNVEEDCGHDTSLTYFCFDFKTELTAYYTRGNIVLVLTLA